Proteins from one Bufo gargarizans isolate SCDJY-AF-19 chromosome 8, ASM1485885v1, whole genome shotgun sequence genomic window:
- the LOC122945114 gene encoding aminoacyl tRNA synthase complex-interacting multifunctional protein 2-like: MPMYKVQQYNSGDVKVDLPSCMYTLPNLHQAPCGHHEQGVSEPALQALESRQEDILKRLYELKAAVDGLSKMIQTPDADLDVTDMIQADESAVASASCKADLDSILGKDYGALRDIVINADPSVPPLSLLILHGLLCERYQVLSAVHTHSSVTAIPEPLLKCFGDQVNKKSRQDYQLGFTLIWKDVPKPQMKFSIQNMCPIEGEGNIARFLFSLLGDTFSAVTATLIDSWVDMAIFQMREGSSKEKAAVLRAMNSALGKTPWLVGNELTIADIVSWCAIQQSGNITAVPANVLKWMKSCENLPSFNTVLKLLK, from the exons ATGCCCATGTATAAAGTACAGCAGTACAACAGCGGGGACGTCAAGGTGGATCTGCCCAGCTGCATGTACACTCTGCCCAACCTGCACCAGGCTCCCTGCGGACACCATGAGCAG GGGGTATCTGAGCCAGCGCTTCAGGCTCTGGAGTCCAGACAAGAAGACATCCTTAAGAGGTTGTATGAACTGAAGGCTGCGGTGGACGGCCTCTCGAAGATGATCCAGACCCCCGATGCAGATCTGGATGTGACGGACATGATTCAGGCAGATGAGAGCGCAGTAGCTTCAGCCTCCTGCAAAGCCGACCTGGACTCCATACTTGGAAAG GACTACGGCGCGCTGAGAGATATTGTCATCAACGCCGATCCCTCCGTGCCTCCACTGTCCTTGCTGATCCTGCACGGTCTGCTGTGTGAGCGGTACCAGGTTCTGTCGGCAGTGCACACTCACTCGTCGGTCACAGCCATCCCAGAGCCTCTGCTCAAGTGCTTCGGAGACCAGGTCAACAAGAAGTCACGGCAGGACTATCAGCTTGGCTTCACGCTCATCTGGAAAGATG tgCCCAAACCACAGATGAAGTTCAGCATACAAAACATGTGTCCGATCGAAGGAGAAGGCAACATCGCCCGGTTTCTGTTTTCTTTGCTGGGTGACACATTCAGCGCGGTTACCGCCACGCTGATTGACAGCTGGGTCGATATGGCCATTTTTCAGATGAGAGAAGGGAGCAGCAAGGAGAAAGCTGCCGTACTGAGGGCGATGAACTCTGCGCTGGGCAAGACTCCCTGGCTTGTAGGAAATGAACTGACCATTGCAGATATTGTGAGCTGGTGCGCCATTCAGCAGTCTGGAAATATCACCGCTGTCCCAGCAAACGTGCTGAAATGGATGAAATCGTGTGAAAATCTCCCCTCCTTTAATACAGTGCTTAAATTATTAAAGTAA